In a genomic window of Myotis daubentonii chromosome X, mMyoDau2.1, whole genome shotgun sequence:
- the LOC132224434 gene encoding claudin-34-like has protein sequence MAFFIHPNCQVVSFALNTLGWMFSMICMGLTRWRVWYMESISAPSQGLACIGMWKVCTYQSANLHSRKIECHRYTYSDTYLPLDIRIVQNLLLAASLLGLLGKVLTVMGLRRVYSGQLQKDTTCNLFCASGVLSIIAGAFILIAVTWNYHSVMNEEGIRFPPSFHIPFRPDRQEIGSTVPVAILAAFLMMLSGLLTTSFQPLPNIEVEPEVLQV, from the coding sequence ATGGCCTTTTTCATCCACCCCAATTGCCAGGTAGTGAGTTTCGCCCTCAACACCCTTGGATGGATGTTCTCCATGATTTGCATGGGCCTGACCAGGTGGCGAGTGTGGTACATGGAGAGCATCTCcgccccctcccaggggctggccTGCATAGGGATGTGGAAGGTCTGCACTTACCAGTCCGCCAACCTCCATAGCAGAAAAATAGAGTGTCACCGCTACACCTACAGTGACACCTACCTGCCGCTCGATATCCGCATCGTTCAGAACCTGCTGCTGGCCGCCAGCCTCCTCGGGCTCCTGGGAAAAGTGCTCACAGTCATGGGCCTGCGGAGAGTGTACTCGGGACAGCTTCAGAAGGACACCACCTGCAATCTGTTCTGCGCTTCCGGAGTCCTGAGCATCATAGCGGGGGCATTTATACTCATTGCTGTGACCTGGAACTACCACTCCGTGATGAATGAAGAGGGCATACGCTTCCCACCATCCTTCCACATCCCCTTCAGGCCCGACCGGCAGGAGATCGGCAGCACCGTGCCCGTGGCGATTCTGGCTGCCTTCCTCATGATGTTGAGTGGGCTGCTGACCACCTCTTTCCAGCCGCTCCCCAACATCGAAGTGGAGCCTGAAGTCTTGCAGGTGTGA